The sequence below is a genomic window from Plodia interpunctella isolate USDA-ARS_2022_Savannah chromosome 5, ilPloInte3.2, whole genome shotgun sequence.
gatatgcGTATGTAATTACGTATTTTTCTacgtttttttaacattaggtgtaaattaagaaatatagcATAACAGCCATTTTACAGCCTCGAAAAAAAGCCTTTACGATGTCATGTTACTCGAGTTAGTATTTGATTATGTGAAGAAAAAACGaatatcgaaataaatttGTGCTAATTATTTTACGTTTGTTAGGTGTCTCAGCTCAGGCTAAGCTTTTGAGTATCGAAATACTAATATACTACTGTGTCACATTTACTGTAATGGCTGACaacataatcataaaattggtCATATTTCAAAACGACAAGACCATTGAAACACATGAACCGaattggaatatttttgtctttaaataaaaaataatattaaaagcaaGTCCCATCgcaatcaaaatttttatagcTAGTTTTCCATGTAACACAACATTTAAAcactaaatatttgtacaacgCGAGTTTGTTAAGCaaataagacatttttttaaaagaatatcTTCTTTATCATCTGGATTTTGAATGAGGCATTAATTATCTACTCAATTATGTGTTGAAAAACTCCTCACTAATCATTTCATATGAAATATGTATACTCTAAAAAATGACAACTTATCAGGCAACTTATAATATAGACCATTTTATGATCAGACACTATTTGCCAacagttttattcaaataaatataaactaagcACCGGGCTGTACTTCAATATCTcactcataaaataataaaacgaaatTGTACTCTTCGTAATCCAATCATTTACATTTATCACACAATTCAcgaataaataacttattgtAATGTGTATATCATGATAACTAAgcgtatattttgtgttttacaaATTAGGAACGCGCAAATATAAGGTTGTTTCAATTTGAGCGCAAATTTGTTAAAGGACTTCCTTTAGTTCACTAGACACCATACTTTTGCGCATAACTTGAAATAACCTCAtataaaataacctaaaaattaaTGCACCAAATAACATTCACTTCCCTAATTTACGGTATATTCGCAGACAAAAatgattctatattttaaataacgttTGCAATGCAAAATAATACGGTAACATTGAAGCGACGACACAGCCAACACGTACAAATCAATTTTGTACGCAAACATACCGATGCGAGTCCACCGGCTTCTTGAAAAACTTGTAGTTTAAACATCGAAAACctaaaatctacaaaaatcTTCATCGATAAATCTTTACATTCAATCAATGCTATATTGTCTTATTTCCGACGATTTTATACCCTCACACTAAacgaataacattttaatattacaaggGGCTCCGTTATATCAACTTTTAAACTtcgttttttaaacttaacgtaggtacatatttgtaatatattccGTTTACGAGTCAGACGGAAAATTGGTCAATAACCCTAAGTTCCGCATTCAAATTTAGAACAACTTTGCGTGAGAGAGAtggcaatatattttatttatagataaataatcaTAGGTCATTGTTTGCTTTTCCGCGTGGCttaaaacgaaatatttttttttacactatttaatttatgcaaaTTTGTAAAACAGTGCAACTAATGCATCTGACGATAACATACTAAGGCTATGATATGTGCGCTTAATTGTGTTTCCAAAGAACTCTGGCAAATTACTAAAAGTGtttgcataattttattgccaaCTCCCAAGAGATGTCTCACCAGTTTACTTAATCAGATATTGTCTCATTATGTCTTCCGAGATGTAAAGGTAAATGACCATTTTTTATCCTAGTAGCAACAACATCATAATCAAACCGCGTCATTACTTTATCGGAATCTTTTTACGATTCAGTAATTGCAGTTAGCATAATATCGATATACATAGGAAGTGGTATGATACGATACATTGGATATATATTCTATGCGAGAAGGATGCTCGTAAGTGGTTTTCGTATTCGTTCAGTGAATGCGACTGATTAACGATTTTtagaagtacttattaatatgAAACCCAAGATACATACAGGTATATACCATTTCGTATGTATAGGTTTAACAGCCTgttctttaaaataagtattgtttagtaataaaatttcaaacaacaaaacaataatagcATTATATGCCAAAACATAGTTACAGATGCTAAGAATTGTTGGTATTACCCACGCTTTACtacataaatgtattgttttaaattcaatgttGCTTATTGTTGTTCATTTGTTAATGTGACACACAGCtcacaaaattgtattgaaataaaatattatgccgAAGGGTAGAAGACTAGGTCagagaattataaaaaaatatgtacaatcaagataaaatatatgtaattatgataattttcaaaatttatatgcCAAAATATTGCAGATTGAACATTTTTGTAGACCATAGTAAAATGATTACAATATTGAAACaactaaacaaaatttctGCATAAATGCaacattgacgacctcggtggcgcagtggtaaagttcttgccactgaaccgagaggtcccgggttcgatacccggtcgggtcatgatggaaaacgatctttttctgattggcccgggtcttggatgtttatctatatatgtattcgttataaaatatagtaccgttgagttagcatcaatctgtgtggtttgtcctaatatatttattttatttaaggcGACATAAGCGAAAGTCACATTGCATTCGACTGTCATCTAAATGTGTAGCGCTAATAGTTAGTTACCAAAACAAAACGCAGTCATTTATCCTTTTACTGTGTGAACACCTTAAGAATccgtatttgttattttacataattttaacatttttatttacattaaacatGAAAACAATTCATGATTCCGTACACATATTTACATTCATACCAAATCCATTCGGAGCCCCCGCAACTTACACTCGAATTCAAACCTAACAAACAAAGACATTAGAGCTATATTTGTACACCATACCTACGACTAAGGTTAGGGGCTACGTTACTCAGTGCTTAACAGTTACCTGGTTGAGATTACTTTTGCTTTGGGCAAGTCCATAGCAGTCCGAGGACCGTGAGTGAGGGAGATAGCTCAACTACCGTTGTCTCGTTTCTGTTGCGCGTCGTTCTTCTTCGTGTCTTGCGAACAGCTCGGCTGTGGATCGTCTGagtctgtaataaaattgatagttATGTTTTTAGTACTGTAGATATcagaaaatataagtacacaaatatattctaatttaataaagtgGAACTGATAATGGAATTTCAGTTATAAAATTGTGGTGTGGAAAAATCATGCTGTCTCCTTCCCACGCGCGGAATAGTACTACAAAAGTTGGTATAACAAAAGTACAGTACTCAACTCTCGCTTGGAAGCAACGTTCATTAGTGACCATTTTTTCCTAAAATAACACAACAGTAACACTTAATATATAACAACCAACAAGACTAAACCATCTTGTTGTGTTGATCCTATATTCCTATCACATCGACGTGGCTTACCAATTGTCCAAAGATTCAGATCGCGATAGCATAGTGAGTCATTCACGTCGTCACACCTAATCGCAGGCTtcgagtttttatttatatctgatCAATGTGGCACAATTGTCCAAGTCATGTTCACTTCTAAAATAGCAATAGCAATAAAATAGCGATTATTATTCCCTAAAAACCGGGCTATGTTTTGATCCCGCTTTATGATCTTTTTTGCTCAGCGTATAAGCCTCGTTCACAGCGGGGAAATACTGCCAGCACTCTGGGCACATTGCTTGCTTCGGTGCGGCGCGttcgtaatatatatatatatatatatatatatatatatatatatatatatatatatatatatatatatatatatatatatatatatatatatatatatatatataataaaaccataataaattatactcttTAAAACCTCAAGAAtatcactatctattggtgataaCCGTACGAAAATCCATCCGGTAATTTTTCACTTTATCGCGTTTAGATGCGACACGACGCGGTTGTAATATAGGATTAGATAGCTATTCTAATTTGTGCCCAATACAGTTTATTATTCTTACGAGGATATTCCTTTCCAAAAAGTAATCTACATGCATCCACTTCATGGCGTcctttgaaacatttttactAAAGAGATAACCTTACGCAGGTGACCTACGATAGCCCGCGAATCGTCACGAGAGCGTCCGTCCACTCGTCCACTAACTTTACGAGTATTTGATCGATAGCAACAATGGATTATGATAACACGAGCACAACCTGTCTATGTACATGTGTACTTGTGTTTCTGACAACAATATTGCCGGTAGATTAGTGTATTGGCACTTTTAACTAGGGCTGTTTTGAAGCggtagtgtaatggttaagacacgtggatcgaaaggtcccaggtttgaatcctactcgtgccaaatgacaccaatctgactcatgtacagtagttttaatcgaccaccacttccttccggtgaaggaaaacatcgtgaggaaacctgcacactgatttattattattaacttgtgtgtgaaatggagaaggcaatggcacaCCACTCCATTAATGATGCCTATGccctaaaataaaagttgttgtgtgtgtttcattccatgtgatgaccacgaccctcagccatgagaaatacgactatgaagaagattacTATTTTGTGAATGGAACTTTTTCTTTTGtccttgatttttattttttactagcggcccgtcccggcttcgctcgggtaaatatataacaaattatacctctaaaccttcctcaggaatcactctatctattggtgaaaatcgcaggaaaatccatgcagtagttttcgagtttatcgcgaacagacagagagaTGCGgtgaggactttgttttatatgtaaggataaatacGCTGagaagagaaaaaataaatgggaTTTCACGTGGCTTCGTGGAAATTTTTGACAGGTTTTTCCGTGTTAGCTGTAACGCtaatgtaagtacttaatggAATAATAATCCTGTGAATTTGAACTGTTAAAGTTCATAGTTCTTTCTATTAGAAATATGAACGcttcaatgtaaataaaaccattCATACTTCcgtatttataaatgtgaaagcgtgtttgtttgtccttcctTTTTTCACATATCAAAACGGAGCAATGAATCAATATCaccaatatgatattttttgtggaGATTATTCGACAGGACGGTcaagtagaaaaataattttataagaaaagttGCCATGTCGCGCtcgtaatattttgaattatttaataggATTTATCTACTATGGATGagagtgaaaaaatatataaaaataagcaaaatagtacctacttaaaatattactttatttgtcTGCGGCGCaaagaaattagaaaatacaGAACAAATTATCTCTTACCCAATTTGATACGGAAGCGATATGTTTTTGTCACAGAATAATGTGCTGTATACAGACGACATAAGTTCCGTTTTGGTACATTAGCGTTGAAATATGGCGTCAACGGCCGGCGACACAACACTAGTATTGAATATGGAACTTATACTGAAGCTATAAGGTGTGATTTGATTTGTTGCAATATCGCGTCAACTATTGGCGTCACGTTACTGAATAATGTGCTTTGTGTCGAAGACATATGGTATGTTTTTACATGTTGAAACATAGCGTCAACGTAATTAGGAGCCTAATTGCATTGAGCACTGAGACAACACAGTCGGCGAAGGCAAATAACGACAAATTAGTGGCTTCATTTCTATTAAGTAGATAGGATATACTTACGTTGTTTGCTGTAGAGTACGtacatatatgtttattgtaggtatctctctctcatctctctCAGCCTTACTTCCTCATCAACTTTTCTACGTTTTCAttctccacttcacacagTTACAAGGATAGGTACCGAACCTTAGTTATCACCATGAATACATCAGACAACCTTGACGAGATCAAGCCAGCAATATTTGGGTTTGTCCCTTCCGTCAGGACCAGGCAGAAGCGGCATAGACAGACATTAGTTCTCTACGTAATTTGCACTTACACAAGACGTGGTCGTGCGCAAAGGCTTCTATGATTAGAATGATTCTGTGGTGATCAGTACCTGTGGTGGCGAGCTGCTGCAGCCTTGCAGGCAGGTCGGCAGTGCTGGCCTGCGCTTCCTGCTGCTGCAGAATGTCCGGTAGTGCGTTCCGGCGGCCGGTCCGGCCCGTCTCCAGGAATTCCTTAGGGACTTCCTCGTTATCCCCCTCCATAATGGCCATCATTCTCAGAACTGGAACAGagcgtatttaaatttattatcccATATTAGTTCCAGCTTTAATGCAAAATCCTGAGGCTCCTGATGGAAACTGTGTAAAAATCAATTCAGTCGCTTTTGAGCCGTTTAGACAAACACTGAGAGCAATtacataactaaataaataggtatctaACACATGGTATTTAtgttgtacttttattttgttggaaTCTTTGTTTTAGCTTAACCTTTGACGATGATGAGAAAAGCGACCcagatgaaaatataatataacatcaTGACAACAACGTTGCCGAATTTTTGCTAAGAACATTCCGAAAACcgtatcaaaatattaagaCTGACATTTTggtgacatttttataactcGAACTCAATATCGTCAATATTGTTTGACAAAGACGTTCTAAGAATAAAACCTAAAATTACTACAAAATGTCCgaaacatggaattagtaggtagctAATTCCATGGTCAGAAATTCGAGAGAAGTTCATGAACAAAAATTTCCTTTTCATGGTGTTCTGGTCAAATGGGTGTTGGTTGATCGCGCAACGTGGGCTCCGCACAAACATTCAGGTAACATCTCTAAAAGACAAATTAGAATAAAGACAAATTTAACTTCCCGCAGTCCCGATCTCTAGACACGTTAACCGCACTAACCGCAAATGGCAAGTTTGTATTTCTTAATAAAGCATCGGAAAGCGTATTAGACTATGCTCATTCGGCAACAGATAACCTTTTTCATCATGCGCtcttatctattatttattgcacgaTAGGCGATAAACGATGGGGTATAAAGTAGATACTGGAGTGGATTCCATGAGGACGCACTGTAAATTAGTGTTATCAATCGGTTAAGTAATAGAATTAAAATGATAAGATAAAGTGAGACACGCGTCACAACAAAATGTGAACTTTCACAAGGTACAAAATTGGAAAGTTATATATGTGTACTGTTTGTTATTCTCAAAAGTGTAGCATCAGATTCTTTGCCactttgtacaaaaatattttcagaataGGTATCGTAATATGGCCACCACATTAGTTTAccttatttaatgtaatttacttaattgaattacatttttgtattttcaaatcacattttgaaaaaaaaaaaagaatcctAACTGCAATTTTTCACTATTACGGAAATGTCCCAAATTACCTCGATTCGTTTACGaactaaaaacattttcgaggaaaattatacttttagaGTAATCGTAGACGAAAAATCTATGATTAATGgtttatgatgatgatacacCTATACAATCTTacatcttttttaaaatgaagcAATTTTTGAACGCGCGCCGTTGATTCGTGATCGTGACTCAGATAAAACCCTAAATgctataaaagataaatatttcaagaacatttttttctggAGACACAAAGAACGTCGACATTGGTTCATGATTGAATAACATCGATCTCAAAAACACACTGTCCTTTTTCATAAGGGAAtcttttttgtcaaataaatcGGATTATTCGCTGTAGCAACGCCTCCCGTCCGTGGGGTGAGAggtgaacaaataaatgtaatcaGATCCAACAACATGATTATCATACCTTTACAGCATCCATTAGATCGTTAAATTTGTCAAGCAAATGTGTACGCTGCgtgctaaatatattagttcttttttaatgatttgagTGCAATCTAGCatgctagttttttttttaattaaaaattattaaaaaatcaatgtaGCCTGATAGGAAGCAGAGATGAGGCGTAACACGCAAGTTCAAAAGAACAAATGCGAGTAGAAATATCAAAGggtgtttatttgtttgttcatCTTTCACGTCAATTGAGGTTGGTCGGTAGTagctgcaggcctaccatcaactcccacagaacgattccaaggcaactcagttcaatttaggaaccttaaatgaatcgcattcaatacaaaaaattaagtagatggtacgaatttgcgatgaagttcagtttaggtcgtaaagtggatcgcgttaagagtcGATGGCGGAAGAAGCCCCCTGGAAGGTGAAGACGCAGCCGCGGCTAAcaactactaatattataaatgcgaaagtaggtTTATAACCTCTTGAATGAAGTTGGGTGGGATTATCAGCATTATAACAGAgccagaatttattttaattaactttatcatAGCGCATATATGACGTAAAAATTTTCTAACTGGCTGGAAATATCCCTccggataaaaatatttgcgtaAATAAAAGATTAGACGGTAATTCAAATGACATCCAAGGCCAGCAGTTTGGACGGAAAGTGCCAATCAGCCAGACGgcttgttacaaaaaatatatattttttaatatttactttggtACCAATATTAAAGCCATATTGTCCCCATTCCTTTTCAATCAAGTAAAGGTCATACGGAGGTAAAATTTCGCGTAAaatttacgtaaataaaatatatattcacgTTAGTATAAGTAAgggattatattataaacagaatacagttttgaatttgaaacaaaacaaactagAAATTTAGGTGTTACGACCCGATAGATGTAACACTTAGCTTAGCTTAtcttaacataaaattatatgaaatgatGAGAAGTAGAGGACCAGCATTTGGACACCAAAGgctaaacataaaatttcatggttacgaaaataaaaaaccctATCTAGCCGGAAAGAAAAGGGCTAAATCTAGGTCTAGGCGAGGATACCTAAGCTGACTACACCAGGTGTAACCAACTGAGGCCGGCTGCACCTAACCGCACTTCGGGATTTAGCCAGAACagatgcaaaaaaataatggcaCATTCGCATCTAATGACGATCTTATAGCAAAAGCTCCATCTCCTTATTACTTACCTCCATTCTCCATTTATAATTGGCAAAGTTATGGGACATTCAAACAGGGCAAGTTTGATTTGACTTTGTTAGATATTTGTTTGAGGAATATTCTAATGATACGCTCGAAACACGGGGGATAGTCCGCTCTGAGGCTAAGCACCATCTCGCGACTGAAATTGCTGGTTTTACGGCtttgatgataaattatagagaacaaataaatgtcattGAGATCCTTGTGTTATTTTGTTCACgcaagatttattattattactcatTTATTGATTCCAGCCgacagggggcttaccatcatctcttattgcgatgcagttcaggacctaaactgatctgatCGCAAATTCTATcgagttaatttttagtatgaatacgatgcatttgaatcgttccgtaagagttgatggtaggcctgcaggtACAGGAAAAGTAGAAGACCTAGGACGAGTTAGTGGGGCGACTTAGAAAgattcgaaaaaaatatggccAGAGAACTCCAAGGACGGGAATGCGTGGAAGAAGTtgggggaggcttttgcccaacagtgggattTAAATTGCTAAAAAAGTTTTGACCTAAAGAGTTAGAACTAAAACCATATAAATACGCAGAATTTAAGTGAGgacaaaatattatggtaTCCATACCAAACATGTTAGCAATGCGAAATTCTGTCTGACACGCTTTCAGGGcaaaaccgctggaccgatttaaataaatttgaaatagctAATCACCCGGGGTCTTGTCTATTTTGTCGTAACATGTATCTACTGTGGTTGcctggaaaaatatatatttaagcttttgcataaatttaacacgggaacagttatttttccggaattatatctttcatctcggaaaaatatttaagtgaagaggtaacaaacactTTCACATTCATTTAACACACACATAGGCtaccgcgggcgaagctgcgggcaacagTTGGCacttaactataataaatagttgatCACGCATACTACGTCAGCGTatgtaatacaaaaacatgtttaacACACTTGCCATGCAATAATCGCCAACTTGGTAACAAAAAGTAGCACAATGAGGACGCGTCACCGAGTACAGCTGTAATTACTGGTTAGTTGGCCCATTATCGTGATAATTTGCCACGAGAACCATTGACTTATCAAGTGGAATTATGTTCACATTGGTTGAGTGACGCAAGCCCGCTACAGATGCTACATTTTGTTCAATAACGAGGGCCTGGATATAACGCGCAGTTTACCTTTTTCAAGGCGTATTTCATCTTGACGTATCTAGGTTGTCAATCGCAAAGTTTTGACGTCACATTGTAATGCTTTCCGCAAGTATTTTGCATAAAATCCTCgataatgagaaaaaaattatataagtacaaatttttattttgaaaaatggtaagcccttttgGCATGATACTCCTCAGTAGTGTTTGTTCCGAAATATTggttactagatgttgcccgggacttcgctcccgtgggaattttgaattaaaatatagcctatagcaatcttggataatgtacctttcttgaaaaattgaaaaattgcctgtgaaggcttaatttctgaattatttgattttgatagaTCTAACGACAAAATCGTTGTGCCTTTGTGTGCGTGCACCTTCAGTATGCGTAAGATACTCTATGTAACTTCTCCAAGCTAAATCCATTCTACGAACATACTACAGGTGAATCAAAAGAtctcatttaatattatcaatgtgaaagtaactttatttttatgttacctcttcacgctttatctactcgagcaatcttcttgaaactCGTACATAGTTACGAGGACAGGGCCACTTTACCTTTCATTCATCGGGAAAAAGTACATTTCCCGCGGAAATTCACGCGGCCGAAGCTAGtaagatatatgtataatgtattatattacataatataatacattatacatatataataatttgattgtaatcaaattattataattttagtccggtttcattttacaaaagaaGAGCTTATAATGTGTCAGTCATTATTGGAACATGAGATCAATGTTTGTTATCTGTCTGCGAGTGTCACTCAGTTGAAACAAAGCGAGATATTTTGTTACGGCTATCTATTGTTATGTATTCTATcctattttgtgaaaataaagtttaattaaatcaagTCAGGCTActacttacaataatatatgtataaattaacaGTAAACATTGAGCCGGCTATACACTATTGATAAACAGACCGTCAATCTTTGACGGAATCAaaatacattgctggtttatTTGCTGATTGTGGTAAATTAAAATGCTCATACAAACTAAGAATGTTCACTCATTCGAGTCTGCGTCGGtcagagttcggcgatagtgtgtaacTGGCATTAAGTATAATcccaatataaaatatataacatgcaGTCAAGTATATGTGAAAAACTGGGGtggaaaaaattcaaatcatgcGTAGGAATAGAAAGAATGTAAAACCtcgaaaatgtttaaattgaaatttaaaattgagtctaaactcttttttttatataattgtaaaatgaCAATCAGTATTGGCACATTtgaatgtttaaaatgtttaatataggtaggtaattaaaaaattgaactCACACaccaaattttcataatttggtTATGACCTTTGAATTCTATTGGTTCCTAGTTCCTAGCACTCAAAGCGAATTTTGAACGTAGGAAAGAACTTTTCAATTGTGAATATCATGAGAATAAGCAAAAAGGGAACCTTCAAGAAGAAAAGTTCaagtttctaaatttttttttatatgaacttTTGATGTGAACTTTCTTTGATGAACATTTAATGTGAACTTTCTTCAATTGCACAAAAATCAGGCCCTTGGGCGATCAAGTCGCTCATAgtgaaaaaagtaataataaaggaaaaaaatatatcacccAGCAGTGGAATTTCATAGCtattaaaagaatataaaaaaaatattaaagtgctggcaaaaattataaaagcatATACCATTTCATCCCAAAGATAGCTCCGGTCAAGTTGCAGCTCCTGTTCGGGACCGATCAAGCGACCATCATTAAGATCATGCACCTTACAGTCCTGAATCAATGCAACTTCATGTTAGTAGTTCATGTCCATTTGTGCAATCATGATGTGCAGTCTTTACAGTGTGAGGTCCATggaatatatacaaaaaatattctaagcACTAAACCATCTATTTGATGGGACACCTTATATAGTATTTCTTGATTTAGAACATTCtgaacatatttatttattatcattaacacacaaaacacattacaatacaatattttatatattaagttttaagtgttttaagtattgttttaaattataagataggtcatcaaattatataaaggatttattaacatttagccctatagaaaaacattattgatTGGCGAttgaacatttaaaattaattacttagtcaatggcaatatttatattttttcataatgactttaaaaaataatcctgtaaaatgttttctggcttcaatttcataattaaaaactaaataggtataagcctaaattaagataaatatgAGCCCATAActgtaaatttaaacaaaaacttcATATTAGAtcatttcaaacaaatttttttttgtcttacaTGCCCAGATAAAAGGTTATAAAAATTGCCATAGTATATATGGTATTTGTATGTTAATAGAAATTCTAATGTAGTAATGTATTATGCAGTAGCTTCATCTAAATCCATTTGGAGTTGTTATTCAGA
It includes:
- the LOC128669881 gene encoding uncharacterized protein LOC128669881 isoform X2, whose amino-acid sequence is MMLYYIFIWVAFLIIVKVLRMMAIMEGDNEEVPKEFLETGRTGRRNALPDILQQQEAQASTADLPARLQQLATTDSDDPQPSCSQDTKKNDAQQKRDNGS
- the LOC128669881 gene encoding cAMP-dependent protein kinase inhibitor beta-like isoform X1, whose translation is MKPENVIMSTVRAGRVCKLRRGHRVKTGSVLRMMAIMEGDNEEVPKEFLETGRTGRRNALPDILQQQEAQASTADLPARLQQLATTDSDDPQPSCSQDTKKNDAQQKRDNGS